The Amblyomma americanum isolate KBUSLIRL-KWMA chromosome 2, ASM5285725v1, whole genome shotgun sequence genome contains the following window.
AACGTATACAGGCCCGCGCAAACAACACACGGTAAAGTCAGCGCTCGGTGCACGTGTTTGTCAGTCTAAACCGCTCGCCGGGATGGATTTCCTCGAGTTCCCCGACGTGTTCAAGGAGGATCGCGGCGCTATGACGTCGGGTCGGCTCAAGATGACCAACCAAGGGGTCGTCTTCAAGAACAGCAAGACGGGAAAAGTGGAGCAGGTGCAGGGTTCCGAGATGGAAAGCATCAGCTGGCAGCGGCTGGGCGCCGGCTACGGGCTCCGCATCATGATGAAGACAGGCAGCATGTACCGCTTCGGCGGCTTCCAGGACGACGAGCAGGAGCGGCTGGCCAAGTTCTTTCAGCACCACTTCCAAATGCCGCTCTCCACCCGCGAGCTGTGCCTCAAGGGCTGGAACTGGGGCACGGCGCGCTTCGAAGGCAGCGTGCTCTCGTTCGACGTAGACAAGAACTCGGCCTACGAGATCCCGCTCGGCAACGTGTCGCACTGCACCACGGCCAAGAACGAGGTGACGCTCGAGTTCCACCAGAACGACGACGCGGCCGTGTCGCTCATGGAGCTCCGCTTCCACATCCCGACCGACCCGAACTCGGACACGGACCCGATACAGGCCTTCCGAAACAACGTGCTCTCCAAGGCCAGCATCATCCAGGCGACGGGCGACGCCATGGTCACCTTCAAGGAGCTCCAGTGCCTCACGCCGCGCGGTCGCTACGACATCAAGATCTTCCCCTCGTTCATCCAACTTCACGGCAAGACGTTCGACTACAAGATCCCGCTCACGACGGTGCTGCGCCTCTTCCTGCTGCCGCACAAGGACAACCGGCAGGTGTTCTTTGTGCTCAGCCTCGACCCGCCCATCAAGCAGGGCCAGACACGGTACCACTTCCTCATCCTGCTCTTCAACAAGGAGGAAGAGACGAGCATCGAGCTGGCGCTGTCAGACGCCGACATCCAGGAGAAGTTTGAGGACAAGCTGCAGAAGAACATGTCGGGCCCCACGTTCGAGGTCATCAGCCGCGTCATGAAGGCCGTGGTGCAGCGAAAGATCACTGTGCCGGGCAACTTCAAGGGCCACGGGGGCACCAACTGCATCACCTGCTCGTACCGGGCGGGCAATGGACTGCTCTACCCGCTCGAGCGAGGGTTCATATACATCCACAAGCCGCCCGTGCACATTCGCTTCGACGAGATTGCCTGCGTCAACTTTGCACGTAGTGGTGGGAGCACACGCTCCTTTGACTTTGAGGTGGAGGCCAAGAGTGGCCTCGTGCACACCTTCAGCAGCATAGAGAAGGAGGAGTATGGAAGGCTCTTTGATTACGTAAGCGACAAGAAACTCCGCATCAAGAACCGCGGTTCGCTTGGAGGTGGTAAGGAAAAACCGAACTACAACGACGACGAGCTCATCGACTCTGATGCAGAAGATGCTCCGGATGCCTACTTGGCCAGAGTCAAAGACGAAGGCCGGCAGAGGGACGAAGGAGATTCGGACGAATCGTCCGACGAATCTTTCAACCCAGGGGAGTCTGGCAGTGAAGTGGCCGAAGAGTTTGACAGCAACGTAGAATCGAGCTCCGACAGCGAGGCTGGCAGTGGCGGCGGCAAGGGCAGCGACAGTGGAAGTGGCAGTGATGCACACGAGAAACCCAAAAAGGAGAAGAAGAAGTCTAAGAGCGCCAAAACAGTCAAGGAGCCCGGCATGAAGGAACGAAAGCCGCGGCGCCAGAAGAAGGAGCGCGACGCCAACAAGCCAAAGCGGCCACCAAGCGCCTATTTCCTGTGGCTGGCCGAAAACCGAGACAAGATCAAGAAGGACAACCCGGGCTTCAGCATCACCGATGTCACCAAGCGTGCCGGTGAGCTCTGGAAGGAGGTGACAGACAAGTCCAAGTGGGAGCAACAAGCTGTGGAGGCTGCCGCCAAGTACAAGGAGGCCATGGCTGCATACCAGGCTAGCCTGTCGAGCCGGCCGCAGAATGACAGTGACGAtgggaaagaagagaagaagacggtCAAAAAGAGCAAACCATCTGCACCAAAACCGAAGCCGACATCATCATCACCCatgaaaggaggaaacttcaagaGCAAGGAGTACATCAGTAGTTCGGGCAGCAGTGATGACGACGAGACAAGCAAGAAGGTCAAGAAGGAGCCCAAGGAGTCTCCCAAAAGCTCCCCCATTCACGACAAGTCCGACGATGAGGAAGAAGCATCGGCAAGCACTCCTGCTTCGTCAGGAGATCAGGACATGTCTGGAAGTGGGGATGACGACTGATCTGTTGTTGCATACTGCATTTTCCATTTTTACATTGAAATTATTTTCTTGACACCACTTCCAGCGAAATATGTTTCATATATCATATAATTGTAAATAAAGTTGCGTTGATTATCTCGATATCTGGTGATTCACATGCGACAGTCACGAAGTCAGCTTCTACACTTTAACTTAGAAAAGGAGTCATTTTGCGCTGATCTTTCATGTCTCCAGAAATTCTTCATGGTGCATAAAATGCGGTGTGAAGCTCAGCTTACATAAAAACAGTATGCAGAACCTTTCCAATGAAACAAATTGCAATTGAAGCTCGTCGATCAGTGGTGTGCTTTTTACGCCAGCATTAGTCAGCATTGCCATAAGAATTACACGGTGCTTCAGATGTGGTAGTTgcacaaaacacacacaagagagGGTACGGGACGAGCGCAAAAGTGTGTTTCACGCAACTACCATGTCTGAAGTATtggaccaactagcccgacaactcgTTCTAATTGCACAGTGGCTGAGACTTGTTAATCTGAGGTTCCAATCGTGCAATGATTACAATATTTCTCAGCATAAGCATGACTACGGTGTGCATTGGTAATATCTTCTATGCCCTGTTGGGCTAATCATGGCTAAGACGTGAGAAGTAAACTGCAGTCCAAGAAAAAGTGCACACACGATAACATATTGCTCCAAGCCCCACGCCACTTCCAAGCACACTGTTCTGCACAGTGCTGTTTGCGCGCTGTAATGACAAGCAAATCCATGCAACTTTCCTTTGAAAAAACTAATGATAACGAAAGGATCCTCGCAATGGCTGATAACTTGCATGAAAATCTTATTTCAAATAAAAAATGAGCCAGATCCTGCTGATGTACGGATTGAAATGAGCCAAGTCCATTCGTGAGAGCCTCCCTCCACAGCTTAGCTTGAATTGTTTTGAGCGTAGATCAACTGCGTAGGATATGAAGAGATCGGCTCAAGATCTGAACCAGAGGACAATAAAGGAATAATTACCCCAGTCACTAAGGAAGCAGGTATGCACCTCTGCTACACTGAAGGCTAAAGCGCTTAGTTGGACAGGTTGGTATTGGTGCCCTAAATTCATTATTGCTAGTGAAATGGCAGACAGGGAACAATAGGATTAGCGGTTGTCCTCTCTGCACTAGCATTTAGCTGCTAATCATGAGTTTAGGATACTACAGTGAAGTAGAATAAATTCTAGATCCCGCATATTCAAGCTAGTCTACGAGTCTGCTGCCAAAGCGGGAACATAAGAAAAGAAGGCTATCAACCCAGCCCTTGTGTCAGCTGCCTGCTGTTCACATTTACTTGCTTGTGTTGGTGAATCACTGCAGTGCCCCTGATTGTACACAATGaatattctaatttttttttgctcaattcATAGCATAATCATTTTTAAGCACCATTCTGATAAGCAGAGCTTGAATTATTACtcaagaaataaaagtttttgaaaaAAACTGGGTCAGATCTAGAGCTTCACAGTGCAAAGAGCCAAATACAAAATTTACATGCTGATACTGACCTAATTACAGTGTAATCCACTAATAACGATATGCAATATAACAATATATCGATCAAATCCTTTATATTTATCAGTTCTCCCATTGACCCTATGTAAAAACAAATCACATATAATGATGCAATTATCGGCAAAATAATGGATACATCGATAGGATTCTCGCCGCCAGGATAGTGTTTACCACCAAAATTTGTCTGAAAGTTtgataaaaatacaaaatacttTGAAGTGAATGACGTCAACACTCTCCGAATAGACCTGCGTGGCGAAATCCGAGAAGCAGCATTGCCTATGGTCTTGGGAACCAAGCGCTATCGTCGTCACATTCGTTGgagggaggagcttgcttggccgcTGCTGAGCAATGCtgtctcgtacaaatgtagtttCTACCGGAGatggttgagaatttactttcttttttttaagcattTCCTTTCCCTGAGTGTTTCACGCTCAGCGCAGCCATTAGCAGCGCGCCAAGATGCAGTGCGCCCTTGCCAGGAACAGCAGTGGCGGTGGGTGGCTGAATGCATGGCGGAATACATGGGtgcgttctttgttttttttttgccggttcAAATACAAAGATAATCGGTTATAACGATAGGATTTTCCAGTTTTCTCattatcgttataagtggattgcactgtatTTGCATAACTTTTCAATACATGATGGCATAGAGTTCTAATTTGCTTGTAAAGCATATCATGTAACAGCCAGGATAGCACTGCAGTTTATGGAGATAGGAAACTCACGTTTTTCGCAGTTCCTGTTTAGATGGATTTGGCTCACTTTGACAAAACAAAAAATCCTAAATTTGTAATGAAGTAATTATTCATTACTTTGTATGCtgatgtttgtccggcagcaaaagacaaattcattgctgagaaaattgcattaaaaattttcctgccactcaattcaaactcgcGACATCAACATTAAAAAGGACTCCATGATCGCCGTTTTGAAATTAATGGTGGCGTAACCTAGCCTTTGGGAGCCACACCCAAAAACTGTGTCGATGCACCACATTTTGCTTGCGAAAATCGGCTGGTGATGGCTACATCTGCATTCaatttttggccttttctagtttataaaagctacattttcagcgaaagttGAGTATTTGTGACAAGACTGTGGTAGTCAATCAAggcaggccaacttcaattttgtCCTCAGAGCCCACAACATAAACAATTGGTGAACTTAAATTCCATGTGACGTCTATATTTCCCCACCACAACGTAGCCACCACAGCGGACCCCATGTACAATGTGCGAAAATACTGTTGCAACACTGTGGTGTTTACCTTTTTGCTTTCTCCTCAAACAACCAGGTGCAGAACAGTCTGCTGTCAGCACTAACGACCACTTTTGCGAGTGGCTTGCTTTTGTTTTAGTCCAGTCGAATGGGTGAAGTAATAAAGCACAGACGGGCCAAACTGCCACACGCTTTCAGGGCATGCCATTTGCGACTTTCTTCCTGACAAATACGGCCTTGTCCGCCCCAGTGCGCTGTACCTCACGTGGGTGTTaaagcggtattcacacgggggacctcggcgcggagggacggggagacgaggcgcgctacgtcaccggccggccaaacccctcccccgctcccaaatttagtattcacacgggcagcggggagccgccgcgggggatctagacgcgcgaagcggccgggcggcgtgggagaggttaaagaaagggccggacggccggttttgctgttctttgaagacagcgaaggctaaaaaaaataataaagattgaaGGGAGATAAAAGGGATAAGAAACCGAAAAAGGGAAACAGACAGTTCCCAGCACCGGAGCTGAATACACGTCGAACTTTCTGGCGCTAGAGGATCCAGAGCAGGaaatggacgtcgcaaaaaggagcaagtacgtgttgttggcggctctacttgaaaccgaggatgacgacgatcttttcaagaaaaagcggcggtgctgggtgaagccatggatgcaagaaaagtcccttggtgtgcagcacagtct
Protein-coding sequences here:
- the Ssrp gene encoding structure specific recognition protein, which gives rise to MDFLEFPDVFKEDRGAMTSGRLKMTNQGVVFKNSKTGKVEQVQGSEMESISWQRLGAGYGLRIMMKTGSMYRFGGFQDDEQERLAKFFQHHFQMPLSTRELCLKGWNWGTARFEGSVLSFDVDKNSAYEIPLGNVSHCTTAKNEVTLEFHQNDDAAVSLMELRFHIPTDPNSDTDPIQAFRNNVLSKASIIQATGDAMVTFKELQCLTPRGRYDIKIFPSFIQLHGKTFDYKIPLTTVLRLFLLPHKDNRQVFFVLSLDPPIKQGQTRYHFLILLFNKEEETSIELALSDADIQEKFEDKLQKNMSGPTFEVISRVMKAVVQRKITVPGNFKGHGGTNCITCSYRAGNGLLYPLERGFIYIHKPPVHIRFDEIACVNFARSGGSTRSFDFEVEAKSGLVHTFSSIEKEEYGRLFDYVSDKKLRIKNRGSLGGGKEKPNYNDDELIDSDAEDAPDAYLARVKDEGRQRDEGDSDESSDESFNPGESGSEVAEEFDSNVESSSDSEAGSGGGKGSDSGSGSDAHEKPKKEKKKSKSAKTVKEPGMKERKPRRQKKERDANKPKRPPSAYFLWLAENRDKIKKDNPGFSITDVTKRAGELWKEVTDKSKWEQQAVEAAAKYKEAMAAYQASLSSRPQNDSDDGKEEKKTVKKSKPSAPKPKPTSSSPMKGGNFKSKEYISSSGSSDDDETSKKVKKEPKESPKSSPIHDKSDDEEEASASTPASSGDQDMSGSGDDD